From Pongo pygmaeus isolate AG05252 chromosome 1, NHGRI_mPonPyg2-v2.0_pri, whole genome shotgun sequence, one genomic window encodes:
- the LOC129036148 gene encoding low affinity immunoglobulin gamma Fc region receptor III-A isoform X1: MAEGTLRQILCVPPDAQPQTFGGVKGADPPTLPPGSFLPVPVLWWGSLARLQFEKSDEVSRKGNWWLTEMGGGAGERLFTSSCLVGLVPLGLQISLVTCPLQCGIMWQLLLPTALLLLVSAGMQTEDLPKAVVFLQPQWYRVLEEDSVTLKCQGAYSSEDNSTQWFHNESLISSQASSYFIAAAGIKDSGEYRCQTSLSTLSDPVQLEVHTGWLLLQAPRWVFKEEDSIHLRCHSWKNKALHKVTYLQNGKGRKYFHQNSDFYIPKATLKDSGSYFCRGLLGNKNVSSETLNITITQGLAVSTASSFFPPGYQVSFCLVMVLLFAVDTGLYFSVKRNIRSSTRDWKDHKFKWRKDLQDK; the protein is encoded by the exons ATGGCTGAAGGCACACTCCGGCAGATTCTGTGTGTGCCCCCAGATGCTCAGCCGCAGACCTTTGGGGGAGTAAAGGGGGCAGACCCACCCACCTTGCCTCCAGGCTCTTTCCTTCCTGTTCCTGTTCTATGGTGGGGCTCCCTTGCCAGACTTCAGTTTGAGAAGTCAGATGAAGTttcaagaaaaggaaactggTGGCTGACAGAGATGGGtggaggggctggggaaaggcTGTTTACTTCCTCCTGTCTAGTCGGCTTGGTCCCTTTAGGGCTCCAGATATCTTTGGTGACTTGTCCACTCCAGTGTGGCATCATGTGGCAGCTGCTCCTCCCAACTGCTCTGCTACTTCTAG TTTCAGCTGGCATGCAGACTG AAGATCTCCCAAAGGCTGTGGTATTCCTGCAGCCTCAATGGTACAGGGTGCTCGAGGAGGACAGTGTGACTCTGAAGTGCCAGGGAGCCTACTCCTCTGAGGACAATTCCACACAGTGGTTTCACAATGAGAGCCTCATCTCAAGCCAGGCCTCGAGCTACTTCATTGCCGCTGCCGGAATCAAAGACAGTGGAGAGTACAGGTGCCAGACAAGCCTCTCCACACTCAGTGACCCGGTGCAGCTAGAAGTCCATACCG gCTGGCTGTTGCTCCAGGCCCCTCGGTGGGTGTTCAAGGAGGAAGACTCTATTCACCTGAGGTGTCACAGCTGGAAGAACAAGGCTCTGCATAAGGTCACATATTTACAGAACGGCAAAGGCAGGAAGTATTTTCATCAGAATTCTGACTTCTACATTCCAAAAGCCACACTCAAAGACAGCGGCTCCTACTTCTGCAGGGGGCTTCTTGGGAATAAAAATGTGTCTTCAGAGACTTTGAACATCACCATCACTCAAG GTTTGGCAGTGTCAACCGCCTCATCATTCTTTCCACCTGGGTACCAAGTCTCTTTCTGCTTGGTGATGGTACTCCTTTTTGCAGTGGACACAGGACTATATTTCTCTGTGAAGAGAAACATTCGAAGCTCAACAAGAGACTGGAAGGACCATAAATTTAAATGGAGAAAGGACCTTCAAGACAAATGA
- the LOC129036148 gene encoding low affinity immunoglobulin gamma Fc region receptor III-A isoform X4 yields the protein MWQLLLPTALLLLVSAGMQTEDLPKAVVFLQPQWYRVLEEDSVTLKCQGAYSSEDNSTQWFHNESLISSQASSYFIAAAGIKDSGEYRCQTSLSTLSDPVQLEVHTGWLLLQAPRWVFKEEDSIHLRCHSWKNKALHKVTYLQNGKGRKYFHQNSDFYIPKATLKDSGSYFCRGLLGNKNVSSETLNITITQGLAVSTASSFFPPGYQVSFCLVMVLLFAVDTGLYFSVKRNIRSSTRDWKDHKFKWRKDLQDK from the exons ATGTGGCAGCTGCTCCTCCCAACTGCTCTGCTACTTCTAG TTTCAGCTGGCATGCAGACTG AAGATCTCCCAAAGGCTGTGGTATTCCTGCAGCCTCAATGGTACAGGGTGCTCGAGGAGGACAGTGTGACTCTGAAGTGCCAGGGAGCCTACTCCTCTGAGGACAATTCCACACAGTGGTTTCACAATGAGAGCCTCATCTCAAGCCAGGCCTCGAGCTACTTCATTGCCGCTGCCGGAATCAAAGACAGTGGAGAGTACAGGTGCCAGACAAGCCTCTCCACACTCAGTGACCCGGTGCAGCTAGAAGTCCATACCG gCTGGCTGTTGCTCCAGGCCCCTCGGTGGGTGTTCAAGGAGGAAGACTCTATTCACCTGAGGTGTCACAGCTGGAAGAACAAGGCTCTGCATAAGGTCACATATTTACAGAACGGCAAAGGCAGGAAGTATTTTCATCAGAATTCTGACTTCTACATTCCAAAAGCCACACTCAAAGACAGCGGCTCCTACTTCTGCAGGGGGCTTCTTGGGAATAAAAATGTGTCTTCAGAGACTTTGAACATCACCATCACTCAAG GTTTGGCAGTGTCAACCGCCTCATCATTCTTTCCACCTGGGTACCAAGTCTCTTTCTGCTTGGTGATGGTACTCCTTTTTGCAGTGGACACAGGACTATATTTCTCTGTGAAGAGAAACATTCGAAGCTCAACAAGAGACTGGAAGGACCATAAATTTAAATGGAGAAAGGACCTTCAAGACAAATGA
- the LOC129036148 gene encoding low affinity immunoglobulin gamma Fc region receptor III-A isoform X5, whose protein sequence is MWQLLLPTALLLLVSAGMQTDLPKAVVFLQPQWYRVLEEDSVTLKCQGAYSSEDNSTQWFHNESLISSQASSYFIAAAGIKDSGEYRCQTSLSTLSDPVQLEVHTGWLLLQAPRWVFKEEDSIHLRCHSWKNKALHKVTYLQNGKGRKYFHQNSDFYIPKATLKDSGSYFCRGLLGNKNVSSETLNITITQGLAVSTASSFFPPGYQVSFCLVMVLLFAVDTGLYFSVKRNIRSSTRDWKDHKFKWRKDLQDK, encoded by the exons ATGTGGCAGCTGCTCCTCCCAACTGCTCTGCTACTTCTAG TTTCAGCTGGCATGCAGACTG ATCTCCCAAAGGCTGTGGTATTCCTGCAGCCTCAATGGTACAGGGTGCTCGAGGAGGACAGTGTGACTCTGAAGTGCCAGGGAGCCTACTCCTCTGAGGACAATTCCACACAGTGGTTTCACAATGAGAGCCTCATCTCAAGCCAGGCCTCGAGCTACTTCATTGCCGCTGCCGGAATCAAAGACAGTGGAGAGTACAGGTGCCAGACAAGCCTCTCCACACTCAGTGACCCGGTGCAGCTAGAAGTCCATACCG gCTGGCTGTTGCTCCAGGCCCCTCGGTGGGTGTTCAAGGAGGAAGACTCTATTCACCTGAGGTGTCACAGCTGGAAGAACAAGGCTCTGCATAAGGTCACATATTTACAGAACGGCAAAGGCAGGAAGTATTTTCATCAGAATTCTGACTTCTACATTCCAAAAGCCACACTCAAAGACAGCGGCTCCTACTTCTGCAGGGGGCTTCTTGGGAATAAAAATGTGTCTTCAGAGACTTTGAACATCACCATCACTCAAG GTTTGGCAGTGTCAACCGCCTCATCATTCTTTCCACCTGGGTACCAAGTCTCTTTCTGCTTGGTGATGGTACTCCTTTTTGCAGTGGACACAGGACTATATTTCTCTGTGAAGAGAAACATTCGAAGCTCAACAAGAGACTGGAAGGACCATAAATTTAAATGGAGAAAGGACCTTCAAGACAAATGA
- the LOC129036148 gene encoding low affinity immunoglobulin gamma Fc region receptor III-A isoform X2 encodes MAEGTLRQILCVPPDAQPQTFGGVKGADPPTLPPGSFLPVPVLWWGSLARLQFEKSDEVSRKGNWWLTEMGGGAGERLFTSSCLVGLVPLGLQISLVTCPLQCGIMWQLLLPTALLLLVSAGMQTDLPKAVVFLQPQWYRVLEEDSVTLKCQGAYSSEDNSTQWFHNESLISSQASSYFIAAAGIKDSGEYRCQTSLSTLSDPVQLEVHTGWLLLQAPRWVFKEEDSIHLRCHSWKNKALHKVTYLQNGKGRKYFHQNSDFYIPKATLKDSGSYFCRGLLGNKNVSSETLNITITQGLAVSTASSFFPPGYQVSFCLVMVLLFAVDTGLYFSVKRNIRSSTRDWKDHKFKWRKDLQDK; translated from the exons ATGGCTGAAGGCACACTCCGGCAGATTCTGTGTGTGCCCCCAGATGCTCAGCCGCAGACCTTTGGGGGAGTAAAGGGGGCAGACCCACCCACCTTGCCTCCAGGCTCTTTCCTTCCTGTTCCTGTTCTATGGTGGGGCTCCCTTGCCAGACTTCAGTTTGAGAAGTCAGATGAAGTttcaagaaaaggaaactggTGGCTGACAGAGATGGGtggaggggctggggaaaggcTGTTTACTTCCTCCTGTCTAGTCGGCTTGGTCCCTTTAGGGCTCCAGATATCTTTGGTGACTTGTCCACTCCAGTGTGGCATCATGTGGCAGCTGCTCCTCCCAACTGCTCTGCTACTTCTAG TTTCAGCTGGCATGCAGACTG ATCTCCCAAAGGCTGTGGTATTCCTGCAGCCTCAATGGTACAGGGTGCTCGAGGAGGACAGTGTGACTCTGAAGTGCCAGGGAGCCTACTCCTCTGAGGACAATTCCACACAGTGGTTTCACAATGAGAGCCTCATCTCAAGCCAGGCCTCGAGCTACTTCATTGCCGCTGCCGGAATCAAAGACAGTGGAGAGTACAGGTGCCAGACAAGCCTCTCCACACTCAGTGACCCGGTGCAGCTAGAAGTCCATACCG gCTGGCTGTTGCTCCAGGCCCCTCGGTGGGTGTTCAAGGAGGAAGACTCTATTCACCTGAGGTGTCACAGCTGGAAGAACAAGGCTCTGCATAAGGTCACATATTTACAGAACGGCAAAGGCAGGAAGTATTTTCATCAGAATTCTGACTTCTACATTCCAAAAGCCACACTCAAAGACAGCGGCTCCTACTTCTGCAGGGGGCTTCTTGGGAATAAAAATGTGTCTTCAGAGACTTTGAACATCACCATCACTCAAG GTTTGGCAGTGTCAACCGCCTCATCATTCTTTCCACCTGGGTACCAAGTCTCTTTCTGCTTGGTGATGGTACTCCTTTTTGCAGTGGACACAGGACTATATTTCTCTGTGAAGAGAAACATTCGAAGCTCAACAAGAGACTGGAAGGACCATAAATTTAAATGGAGAAAGGACCTTCAAGACAAATGA
- the LOC129036148 gene encoding low affinity immunoglobulin gamma Fc region receptor III-A isoform X3 translates to MAEGTLRQILCVPPDAQPQTFGGVKGADPPTLPPGSFLPVPVLWWGSLARLQFEKSDEVSRKGNWWLTEMGGGAGERLFTSSCLVGLVPLGLQISLVTCPLQCGIMWQLLLPTALLLLVSAGMQTEDLPKAVVFLQPQWYRVLEEDSVTLKCQGAYSSEDNSTQWFHNESLISSQASSYFIAAAGIKDSGEYRCQTSLSTLSDPVQLEVHTGLAVSTASSFFPPGYQVSFCLVMVLLFAVDTGLYFSVKRNIRSSTRDWKDHKFKWRKDLQDK, encoded by the exons ATGGCTGAAGGCACACTCCGGCAGATTCTGTGTGTGCCCCCAGATGCTCAGCCGCAGACCTTTGGGGGAGTAAAGGGGGCAGACCCACCCACCTTGCCTCCAGGCTCTTTCCTTCCTGTTCCTGTTCTATGGTGGGGCTCCCTTGCCAGACTTCAGTTTGAGAAGTCAGATGAAGTttcaagaaaaggaaactggTGGCTGACAGAGATGGGtggaggggctggggaaaggcTGTTTACTTCCTCCTGTCTAGTCGGCTTGGTCCCTTTAGGGCTCCAGATATCTTTGGTGACTTGTCCACTCCAGTGTGGCATCATGTGGCAGCTGCTCCTCCCAACTGCTCTGCTACTTCTAG TTTCAGCTGGCATGCAGACTG AAGATCTCCCAAAGGCTGTGGTATTCCTGCAGCCTCAATGGTACAGGGTGCTCGAGGAGGACAGTGTGACTCTGAAGTGCCAGGGAGCCTACTCCTCTGAGGACAATTCCACACAGTGGTTTCACAATGAGAGCCTCATCTCAAGCCAGGCCTCGAGCTACTTCATTGCCGCTGCCGGAATCAAAGACAGTGGAGAGTACAGGTGCCAGACAAGCCTCTCCACACTCAGTGACCCGGTGCAGCTAGAAGTCCATACCG GTTTGGCAGTGTCAACCGCCTCATCATTCTTTCCACCTGGGTACCAAGTCTCTTTCTGCTTGGTGATGGTACTCCTTTTTGCAGTGGACACAGGACTATATTTCTCTGTGAAGAGAAACATTCGAAGCTCAACAAGAGACTGGAAGGACCATAAATTTAAATGGAGAAAGGACCTTCAAGACAAATGA